One window of the Zea mays cultivar B73 chromosome 3, Zm-B73-REFERENCE-NAM-5.0, whole genome shotgun sequence genome contains the following:
- the LOC115804241 gene encoding uncharacterized protein LOC115804241 has translation MPLGFTTVSAPTGSAHQRPTRLGNPEMHFSTDQLIGSAFIAFGLTLFVCFFYVVVMSKLLPPHQNGFLAAIQNDWYYCLLVSLTLPVIIVAVYLHWLSMKMFKHA, from the exons ATGCCCTTAGGGTTTACTACTGTGTCCGCTCCCACTGGGTCTGCGCATCAGAGACCGACAAGACTGGGAAATCCAGAGATGCATTTTTCTACCGATCAGCTGATCGGCTCGGCGTTCATTGCCTTTGGACTCACATTGTTCGTGTGTTTCTTCTACGTTGTCGTCATGTCCAAGCTGCTTCCGCCACATCAAAATGGATTCCTGGCCGCCATCCAAAATGACTG GTATTACTGTCTGCTTGTGTCGTTGACGCTTCCTGTAATAATCGTGGCTGTCTACCTGCACTGGCTCAGCATGAAGATGTTCAAGCACGCATGA